A part of Candidatus Dechloromonas phosphoritropha genomic DNA contains:
- a CDS encoding PAAR domain-containing protein yields the protein MGQPAAKKGDQVMATDIHIVMIPAGPAPVPTPLPHPFTGLIDGGLSADVNIMGMPAATVDSTASNTPPHIPQGGPFQNPPGNKATIKVGSPTVNINGKMAARNGDMAMTCNDPADLPNGTVIAVGTVSIG from the coding sequence ATGGGACAGCCAGCGGCAAAGAAAGGCGATCAAGTCATGGCAACCGATATCCACATCGTGATGATTCCGGCCGGCCCAGCGCCGGTCCCCACGCCCTTGCCACATCCATTTACCGGCCTCATCGATGGCGGCCTCAGCGCCGACGTCAACATCATGGGCATGCCGGCGGCGACGGTGGACTCGACGGCGTCCAATACGCCGCCGCACATCCCCCAGGGCGGCCCATTCCAAAATCCGCCCGGCAACAAAGCGACGATCAAGGTCGGCAGTCCGACCGTCAATATCAACGGAAAAATGGCGGCCCGCAACGGTGACATGGCGATGACCTGCAACGACCCCGCCGACCTGCCGAACGGCACCGTCATCGCCGTCGGAACGGTATCCATAGGATAG
- a CDS encoding GPW/gp25 family protein, with protein sequence MAERDFLGVGWQFPIGVAPGPDGVVRIGVSAYERAVLESIRIILGTARGERLMRPDFGCDLNRLTFAPNNTATAGLAMFHVRESLEKYEPRIELLAVDANPNLDSDVAQRLLIDLEYRIVATDTTHNLVHPFYLARE encoded by the coding sequence ATGGCGGAGCGTGACTTCCTGGGAGTCGGTTGGCAATTCCCGATCGGGGTCGCTCCTGGTCCCGACGGTGTGGTGCGCATCGGCGTTTCCGCTTATGAGCGCGCCGTGCTGGAATCGATCCGCATCATCCTCGGTACCGCGCGCGGCGAACGGTTGATGCGGCCCGATTTCGGATGCGACCTGAATCGTCTGACCTTTGCACCCAACAACACAGCCACGGCGGGTCTGGCCATGTTCCATGTTCGCGAGTCCCTGGAAAAGTATGAGCCCAGAATCGAGTTGCTCGCCGTTGACGCTAACCCGAATTTGGATTCGGACGTCGCGCAGCGCCTCTTGATAGACCTCGAATATCGGATTGTGGCGACCGACACCACGCACAATCTTGTTCACCCGTTCTATCTGGCGAGGGAATGA